In one window of Hyla sarda isolate aHylSar1 chromosome 1, aHylSar1.hap1, whole genome shotgun sequence DNA:
- the LOC130358027 gene encoding tigger transposable element-derived protein 1-like: MKDRLTLLLCANASTDLKIKPLLVYHSQTPRVFREQNVNKARLPVMWRANAKAWVTRPLFMEWLHEVFAPTVRKFLSDNQLPERCLLLMDNAPAHPPALVDAEYDFIKVKFLPPNTTPLLQPMDQQVICNFKKLYTNALFTRCFNVTEETSLTLKDFWKKHFNVVHCIYLIDKAWEEVTPRTLNSAWRKLWPECVAEREHDFEGSDAEVLEEIVSMGKSMGLDVDGADVEELVEEHREEQTTEELSEPNSEQQKALLEEHSTEEEEEREEVSSDTIKSIMQKWNECHDFFEKHHPNITVTNRVLNLMNDNVVSHFWRVMQRRKRQVTLDRFFRKTEPAARRQRREETPEGDPPDVLMEGDSPSKQ, from the coding sequence ATGAAGGACAGATTGACCCTTTTGCTGTGTGCCAACGCAAGCACCGATCTGAAAATTAAACCACTACTGGTGTACCATTCTCAGACCCCTCGTGTATTTAGGGAACAAAATGTGAACAAGGCCAGACTGCCCGTCATGTGGAGAGCCAATGCCAAAGCTTGGGTCACAAGGCCATTGTTTATGGAATGGCTGCACGAGGTGTTTGCACCCACCGTCAGAAAATTTCTTTCTGATAACCAGCTGCCTGAAAGGTGCCTTCTTCTGATGGACAATGCCCCGGCACACCCTCCAGCCTTGGTGGATGCTGAGTATGACTTCATCAAGGTAAAGTTCCTCCCCCCCAACACAACACCACTTCTGCAGCCCATGGACCAGCAAGTCATCTGCAACTTCAAGAAGCTGTACACAAATGCGCTCTTCACTAGGTGTTTTAATGTCACCGAAGAGACGTCTTTGACTTTGAAAGACTTCTGGAAGAAACATTTCAATGTTGTCCACTGCATTTACCTCATTGACAAAGCCTGGGAAGAGGTCACTCCCCGAACCCTAAATTCAGCCTGGAGGAAACTGTGGCCAGAATGTGTCGCTGAACGTGAACATGACTTTGAAGggtctgatgcagaggtattGGAGGAAATTGTGTCCATGGGCAAGAGTATGGGTCTGGACGTTGATGGTGCTGATGTGGAAGAGCTTGTTGAGGAACATAGGGAGGAGCAGACCACGGAAGAactttctgaacccaacagtgagcaGCAGAAGGCACTTCTTGAGGAGCATTCCactgaggaagaggaagaaagggAGGAGGTTAGCAGTGATACCATAAAATCTATTATGCAAAAATGGAATGAGTGCCATGATTTTTTTGAAAAGCACCACCCCAACATAACCGTCACGAACAGAGTGTTAAATCTTATGAATGATAATGTGGTCTCTCATTTCTGGAGGGTTATGCAGCGCAGGAAGAGACAAGTGACATTGGACAGATTTTTCAGAAAAACTGAGCCTGCAGCTAGGAGACAAAGGAGAGAGGAAACCCCTGAAGGAGATCCCCCTGATGTCCTTATGGAGGGGGACTCTCCCTCCAAACAATAA